In a genomic window of Stakelama saccharophila:
- the hisH gene encoding imidazole glycerol phosphate synthase subunit HisH, whose amino-acid sequence MTLALIDYGAGNLHSVHNALKAAGAEDVVVTGDPAVVRSADRVVLPGVGAFAACAGGLRAVDGMVDALESRVLKDAVPFLGVCVGMQLMATAGEEFGRHRGLGWIKGTVRALEPGAGVRVPHMGWNDVMPVADQPLIVPGEAYFLHSYAFDGDDILAVTDHGGPITAAIGRDNMLGVQFHPEKSQRFGLALLERFLAWRP is encoded by the coding sequence GTGACGCTTGCGCTCATCGACTATGGCGCGGGCAATCTGCATTCGGTGCACAATGCGCTAAAAGCAGCCGGTGCCGAGGACGTCGTGGTGACCGGCGATCCCGCGGTGGTACGCTCGGCCGACCGCGTGGTGTTGCCGGGCGTCGGGGCGTTTGCCGCCTGCGCCGGCGGACTGCGCGCCGTGGACGGCATGGTCGATGCGCTTGAATCGCGGGTGCTGAAGGATGCGGTGCCGTTTCTAGGCGTCTGTGTCGGCATGCAGTTGATGGCGACTGCCGGCGAGGAATTCGGGCGTCACCGCGGCCTCGGCTGGATAAAGGGCACGGTCCGCGCGCTCGAACCCGGCGCGGGCGTGCGGGTGCCGCACATGGGCTGGAACGACGTGATGCCGGTGGCCGACCAGCCGCTGATCGTACCGGGCGAGGCGTATTTCCTGCACAGCTATGCGTTCGATGGGGACGATATCCTGGCCGTCACCGACCATGGCGGCCCCATCACCGCGGCGATCGGCCGCGACAACATGCTGGGCGTCCAGTTCCACCCCGAGAAGAGCCAGCGCTTCGGCCTGGCGCTGCTGGAAAGGTTTCTCGCATGGCGCCCCTGA
- the hisB gene encoding imidazoleglycerol-phosphate dehydratase HisB, with protein sequence MRTATISRTTKETAIEVAVNLDGTGEYDISTGIGFLDHMLEQLSRHSLIDLAVKATGDLHIDQHHTTEDTAIAIGEAVARALGEKKGIRRYGDALSPMDETLTRTALDISGRPYLVFDVEFTQTRLGEMDTELFEHWFHSFAQAAGITLHVETLHGANNHHLIESAFKGLARALRSAVEIDPRKADAIPSTKGML encoded by the coding sequence ATGCGAACGGCCACCATCTCCCGCACCACGAAGGAGACCGCGATAGAGGTCGCGGTCAACCTCGACGGCACCGGCGAATACGACATTTCGACCGGGATCGGCTTTCTCGACCATATGCTGGAGCAGCTTTCGCGCCATTCGCTGATCGACCTGGCGGTGAAGGCGACCGGCGACCTGCATATCGACCAGCACCACACTACCGAGGATACCGCCATCGCCATCGGCGAGGCCGTGGCCAGGGCGCTGGGCGAGAAAAAGGGCATCCGCCGCTACGGCGACGCGCTGTCGCCCATGGACGAGACGCTGACGCGCACCGCGCTCGATATTTCGGGGCGGCCCTATCTGGTGTTCGACGTGGAATTCACCCAGACCCGTCTGGGCGAGATGGATACCGAACTTTTCGAGCACTGGTTTCACAGTTTCGCGCAGGCGGCAGGCATTACGCTCCATGTCGAGACGCTGCACGGCGCGAACAACCATCATCTGATCGAAAGCGCCTTCAAGGGGCTGGCGCGCGCGCTGCGCAGTGCGGTCGAGATCGACCCGCGCAAGGCCGACGCGATCCCCTCCACCAAGGGGATGTTGTGA
- a CDS encoding SspB family protein, giving the protein MTENVPDSLIPYDDIVQEALRAVVGRVLGQVRDAGALPGEHHFYITFKTQAPGVEVPDRLIERFPDEMTIVIQHRYWDLTVDEDRFSIGLSFNQIPTTLVVPFSAIAGFHDPAVNFELRFQVQDDPDGPDGHDVAENDPETAKAVEDGSNVVAVDFKRKK; this is encoded by the coding sequence ATGACAGAGAACGTGCCCGACAGCCTGATTCCGTATGACGACATCGTGCAAGAGGCACTGCGCGCCGTCGTCGGCCGCGTGCTGGGCCAGGTGCGGGACGCCGGGGCGCTTCCCGGCGAGCATCATTTCTATATCACGTTCAAGACCCAGGCGCCCGGCGTGGAAGTGCCCGATCGCCTGATCGAGCGCTTTCCCGACGAGATGACGATCGTCATCCAGCACCGGTACTGGGACCTGACGGTGGATGAGGACCGGTTCTCGATCGGGCTGAGCTTCAACCAGATCCCGACGACGCTCGTCGTGCCCTTTTCGGCGATTGCGGGGTTTCACGATCCGGCGGTCAATTTCGAGCTGCGCTTCCAGGTGCAGGACGATCCGGACGGTCCCGACGGCCATGACGTTGCCGAGAACGATCCTGAAACGGCGAAGGCGGTCGAAGACGGCTCCAACGTCGTCGCGGTGGATTTCAAGCGCAAGAAATAG